A part of Desulfomicrobium baculatum DSM 4028 genomic DNA contains:
- a CDS encoding site-2 protease family protein: MFDITQTLHHFSIIALPFFLGITCHEVAHGYVSYLMGDPTAKLAGRLTLNPLKHLDPMGTLVLVLTQMIGWAKPVPINPAYYKDYRRGIMFVSLAGPMANFAVMIFFAILLKIIIVASQSPGSAEYAYILRPMINIAAAGVFINAILGTFNLLPIPPLDGSKILACLLPGPMAARFMQLERYGFIILLLLAFTGGLGMILSPVSAFVQNMIIKPLL, translated from the coding sequence ATGTTCGACATTACTCAGACACTCCATCATTTCTCCATTATCGCCCTGCCCTTCTTTCTTGGCATCACCTGCCACGAAGTCGCGCACGGCTATGTTTCCTACCTTATGGGCGATCCCACGGCCAAGCTGGCCGGAAGGCTGACCCTCAACCCGCTGAAACATCTCGACCCCATGGGCACCCTGGTCCTGGTCCTGACGCAGATGATCGGATGGGCCAAGCCCGTGCCCATTAACCCCGCCTACTACAAAGACTACCGGCGCGGCATCATGTTCGTGTCCCTGGCCGGCCCCATGGCCAACTTCGCGGTGATGATCTTCTTCGCCATCCTGCTGAAAATCATCATCGTCGCGTCCCAGAGTCCCGGATCCGCCGAATACGCGTATATCCTGCGGCCCATGATCAACATCGCCGCGGCCGGCGTCTTCATCAACGCCATCCTCGGCACCTTCAACCTGCTGCCCATCCCCCCGCTGGACGGCAGCAAGATCCTGGCCTGCTTGCTGCCCGGCCCCATGGCCGCGCGGTTCATGCAGCTGGAGCGCTACGGCTTCATCATCCTGCTTCTGCTGGCCTTCACCGGGGGCCTCGGCATGATTCTGTCCCCTGTTTCGGCTTTTGTGCAAAACATGATCATCAAACCACTGCTTTAA
- a CDS encoding UbiX family flavin prenyltransferase, which translates to MTVERRIILAISGASGMEYARLLARALREAPGLELHGIISDGARQVFRHELNSDPLDLESCFHFLHDPANIAAAPASGSWEHSGMIVCPCSMASLAAIATGVGSNLLHRAADVTLKERRPLILVPRETPLSEIHLKNMLRAHRAGAVIMPPCPGFYHRPESIEQLVSQFVGRILEQLGLPHGLYTRWS; encoded by the coding sequence ATGACAGTTGAGCGACGTATAATTCTGGCCATTTCCGGGGCTAGTGGAATGGAGTATGCTCGACTCCTGGCGCGGGCCTTGCGCGAGGCTCCGGGGCTTGAGTTGCATGGGATCATCTCCGACGGGGCGCGTCAGGTCTTTCGGCATGAACTCAATTCGGACCCGCTTGATCTGGAGTCCTGCTTTCATTTCCTGCATGACCCCGCCAATATCGCGGCCGCTCCTGCCAGTGGTTCCTGGGAGCACTCGGGCATGATCGTCTGTCCGTGCTCCATGGCCAGTCTCGCCGCCATCGCCACCGGGGTCGGTTCCAATCTGCTGCATCGCGCCGCCGACGTGACCCTCAAAGAGCGTCGCCCGCTGATTCTGGTGCCGCGCGAAACGCCCTTGAGCGAGATCCATCTCAAGAACATGCTTCGCGCCCATCGGGCCGGAGCCGTGATCATGCCGCCATGTCCCGGATTCTACCATCGTCCGGAATCAATCGAGCAGCTCGTGAGCCAGTTCGTGGGCCGCATCCTCGAACAGCTCGGATTGCCCCACGGCCTCTACACCCGCTGGAGCTAA
- a CDS encoding Fic family protein: protein MHHDAFATLVALKSTLDDHLPLAPGLLRNLRKDMVLRYTYHSNAIEGNALTLTETKVVLEDGLTIGGKLLRHHLEAVNHADAITHLENLAKENVLLDESVLKDLHQLVLRGLDNEAGRYRGCNVIISGAGHTPPDHLHVGERMQCFFDWYRGDAQSLHPVERAARVHTDLVIIHPFRDGNGRTSRLAMNLELMRAGFPTAIVPVDDRLAYFQNLDKAGKDADYGPFVQQLGQLVEQSFEPYWYLLGLA from the coding sequence ATGCATCATGACGCCTTCGCCACTCTGGTCGCCCTGAAGTCCACGCTCGACGACCATCTTCCGCTTGCTCCAGGCCTCTTAAGGAATCTGCGCAAGGACATGGTGCTGAGGTACACATACCATTCCAACGCCATCGAGGGGAACGCGCTGACCCTCACAGAGACCAAGGTAGTGCTTGAGGATGGGCTAACCATCGGCGGCAAACTGCTGCGACATCATCTCGAAGCCGTCAACCATGCCGACGCCATCACCCATCTGGAAAATCTCGCAAAGGAGAATGTCCTGCTCGATGAGAGCGTTCTCAAGGATCTTCATCAGCTTGTCCTGCGAGGACTCGACAACGAAGCCGGGCGTTATCGCGGCTGCAACGTCATTATCTCTGGCGCAGGGCATACGCCGCCTGATCATCTCCATGTCGGCGAACGCATGCAGTGCTTCTTCGACTGGTACCGTGGCGATGCACAGAGCCTTCATCCTGTGGAAAGGGCTGCCAGGGTACATACCGACCTGGTCATCATTCATCCCTTTCGGGACGGCAACGGCAGAACTTCCAGGCTCGCCATGAATCTGGAACTCATGCGGGCAGGATTTCCGACCGCCATCGTTCCGGTGGATGATCGGCTCGCGTATTTCCAGAATCTGGACAAGGCGGGGAAGGACGCGGATTACGGTCCATTCGTCCAGCAGCTTGGTCAACTGGTCGAGCAGAGTTTCGAGCCCTATTGGTATCTGCTCGGCTTAGCCTAG